CTTTTCCAGTTTGCTCTGACTGGCATAAATTGTGGGTTTTTAGGTGTCTAGCTCACTGTTTTTCCGGCCGAGGTGGCTTGCCAAGATAAATGAATACACATTAAAAGGCTGTGGTGTACTATACATAGATGCACCACGTCCATTGCACTCGCTGGCTTCCCCTATGCTTAGACTTGATTCCGATGTCTGACAGAAACTGGAAAGTGTTTTGAATACAACCACGTATTGGCCGGAATGGCTTCAGGCTCGAAATCAAGATCTTTCAGCTCGATGACTGGTTATTAAACCGTAAGTAAGGActacttaaaaaatattgggtaaatgatttaaaattaaatgcatttaagccATTGAGATATTAATCAATACAAATAACTTACAAATCCCAAACTGTATTGATCTTGACATTTAGTTAAAAAGGCACTTTTACTATGCGTTGTAGGACGCTAATAAAAGCGTCTAGCTGTTTTGCAAACCAGGTCCATTCGCCCATTCATAAGGCGATAACCGAACTGGGATTAGGGCCAGCTGAGCTCTCTACCATCGCCAGCACGAAACCCAACATCCACGCCAACGCGTTATGTTTGGGCCTGGTCAACGTAATGACAGCTTCGCGTGTTTCGGGCCGCGAGTGGATGGCTGCCTTATTGGTGGCTTGGCGGCATTCTGGCTATATCGCTCCACGACTACAAAATGTTCATTCACAAAGTGCCGGCAAGACGCCAACGCATTCGAGGCAAAAACCGCTTATCAAGCTGTCGCTGGCGGTCTGTtgtcacacacaaaaaatggttttgcaacaaataaaacataataatttgCATGTGGGCTGCGACTTGGAAACGTGGTTCAATCATTCAAAAAATCAGCTTATAAGCTTtgggacatttttttttggttgttgttgttctatTGGAATTTATTCTATTCCTATTCTAATACCCAagatttttatgattttcctCTATCCCAAGCATGATAttcattgcatttatttaaatctatAAAATGACGATATCACGGAAAAAGTAATACAAATGGTATTATTAATAAAGGTATTCCAGATATTCTAAGAACTAGATGACATTTTGTTTACCTACATATAATTATAGGGAGTGTAACGAGTACTTTCCAACATAATAAGCTCAAACCTATTTTTGGTCAAAccaaatttattatttattttacattgcATGTGGAGTTGAACTCAGTATATGTTtggcaaaattaaataaaagttggcAAAAATAGCGAAAATCGATTTCCGTTGAGCTATTGTTCGTGTTGTGCTTCGCcgtgttgtttttatttgtgcatTTCCTGGCTTTTCCGTTGGCATTGTCTCGTTCGTTTACCTTTTTGCACTGCTATTCATGCAATTACCGTGGCCCAGAGCCGGCTTCTTTTGGgtattttgcattaaaatcgattttgcaattgacattttgatgattatacctgttactcgttgagtaaaagggtatactagattcgttgaaaagtatgttacaggcaaaagaaaatctttccgaccatataaagtatatatattctttattataTCCGTCTGTGCGATTGATCTCAAAAGCTGAAATGCTTAGATTatgcatgcagactccagaggcatagacgcaacgcaagtttgttttcccattttgccacgcccagtctaacgctcacaaaccgcccaaaactgccacgcccacacttttgaaaaatgtttagatattttttcagaaatgtattagtattgtatatttctttcgcccacaaaccgccaacaactgccagtgtgaaaatttctccttcgcacttccactatctgagtaacgggtatcagatagtcggggaacttgacaatagtattttcttttgtttttacgtTGTGTTTGGCACTAATTTCTGCCCAGTTGCGCAAAAACTGAAAGTTAAATGCAACTGTTGTTGACATTTGGGCTGTATGAATAATCTATGCTTCCTTGGCTCCTGTGATTTGCTCACCAAATGGGAACATTATATGTCTTCATCAAGACGCCTCCTGATGCTTTCGATCTTTGTCTGCCTGACTCatcttgcttttgctttcaaTGTCATTTATTGTGTAATTGAAGCTTTACTATGGGCAAAACCtagccaaaacaaaacgaaaactcgttttcgcttttattgACCATTTGCGCGTCCTCACTCGCTATTTTTTCTCTTCAAGAAAGAAGCACACATAAAGTCTTCGGCTGCCTTTTACGGCTGCTTCTTAACAATCTGCTGCCGTTCGGCCATCGTGACACTGATACTTGGCCAGAAACCAGCAGCATCGCTTTGTGGTCTTGACCAAATAAGTTTGTTGAACAGGATTGTGTGACAAAAACCCATGTTGGAGCcattttagctttttggtTCACTCTCTGGACAATGGTTATACGGGCAAGAATTTGTGGGATTATTGACTaaagtttccatttccaatgtATGGTGACTTTCTTCTGCACTTCAGGAATCTTATTAATTAgcaaattttttaattcagatgaatattaattaaagttaatCCCGAGGGGATTGGTCGGTTCTGTTTTCAATCGAGACATATGGATCTCACCCACTTTCATTACATTAAATGTGTCTCTTACTTTGCTTATTCGTTCATGTCATGTTTGGTATGTTTGCTCGTTGAATTTGCACAATAATTTTCTGCTTTATTCGCATTTAACGAAATGCGCAGACAACAAAAGTTAAACTCAATTAGATTTAATCCAGCGAAAAAACGATGACGATATGAACTTTGAACTTCTGGGCTAATGGAATAAAGAACGATTCCCATTTTAATGTGAAAACACGCGGATAATTGTATatcgaatataaataattacattatTAGTTCAGTTACTAGGTTGGAAGGTGTCTTCTTTTTAGTCCTGCAACTTTCAATTTCTGTCATCCAAGTCTAATTTTCTCACAGATAAgaggtttttttttactttaaaggGATGCCCCTCGAGTTTCGCTTGAATTTGGATCAAATATGGCGGTAAAACCTTTGACTTGGTTCCAAGTACTAACTTAAGGggtcaaaatattttatacaattgTTTCACTAATTTATTATCTTTTCCTGTTGCAGAATACGTCGCCCCTGTGGGAGGACTTTGTGGCTAAGGCCGGAAAACTACACACTTGCTTAAGGTAAGTTAACTTTGGGTGTAAATCGGTTGCTTCATTCTGGAGAACGATATTTCATCAGCAGCCAGCTAACGAGCAACAGTTACAAAACTCTAGAACGAGAACTGCGTGTTAATAAACTCAATGTTCGTTTTCCTGAATTCGTCTTTACGCTTTTCACTTCCTCGCACTGCGGCGTATATAATGTGAGGcgtatataatttttttgtgctctttctgctgttgctgaatTTGTTGGTCGTTGGGTAGAGACCACCGGCACAGACTTCgggcatttgtttgttttattttctctgtgGTTTTAATGCTTAGACTTGGCCCAAATATTCTCGCGGACGAGGGTCCCCGCGGCAATGTCTGGCCAAAGTATATAGCCGCCGAATAGCGGTTGCATTAATCACTACCCCAAGTCCTATTGACCGAGTTCAAATCACGGGACTTGCCAAAACGCGCTTCGAGTGTTTGCCCACTGCGCTTGACACACATCTTGACCGATTTCCCGCAAGGTGAACCCGCCCGGATCAACACGCCCAGATGGGTACCACTTTTGTATACCCTAGATGTGGGTATTAAGCATTATTTACCATGGTTCCAATCATAAAAGAATTACGATTAAGTATATTTCACGCGATAGGGTATTCAAGGCTTCAGATACCACAGGTACTGTGTATgtttagtgtttttttttcctagcTGGCTCCTAATTGAAATATCGCCCACGGGCAAGTGGAGAAGATGTTTATTACATCTAGCTGGCTGGGCCCACAATAATAATGATGTTGCATTTGCTCTCCTCTGTTCACAGGGCCGCCATCCAGGCAATCGCCGCCTATTTGGATGCCTTCCAAAAGATAGCCGATGCGGCGACCAACTCAAGAGGTAAGTTCAAACCGTGGATTCGTCTGCGTGAAAATACAATACGGTGGAATCCCCTTCACCGCCGGCTCGGGTACTGTATCTCTTTCCGCTGCTCATTATTCATGGGTCTATTCGCAGTCAGCGGCGGTCATCGATCTGATTTGTATACACATTCATGCTTTCGATGTTTACGTTGTCGATTCTCCCTTTCTGCGTTCGAATGGCGATGTTGCTATTCTCTCTGACCTCACGCATTTCGTTGGTTttgctatttatatttatttatcgaGTGCCCGATTATGCAATGTCCGACGTCCGATTCTCGCAGCCCACCTCAGTCCGGACGGGAAATGCGATGCCAGATGGGAGAGCTGTGGTCGTTATTAGACTAGCAGCTTGAATATAGTACAACATGTGGCTGTTCCAttgacatttttcattttttatactCCTTTTTATACTCTCTTAACGCCCTTTCATGGATTTGGTGTGTGGCTGGTGCTAAGTGCACATGCTCGTGCCAACCCCTTTGGCAAGAGAAGCCTGCTCGCTTGGTCGTTTGCACTTACTAAATGGTTTCATTAGCTTTAGTGGTTACTTGGCTCAGTGCGGTCAAGCATCGACACATGTGTCCGTTCTCCCTTAGAGGCGTTCCAAATGCAACTCGAGTCTAAGTTTAAGATTCTTGATTCGCACTTGGCACACGGTCAACATGAGGGGTCCTCAAGGTGGTGGGTTTTCTGGGTACCCagctcatttggaatttgagGCAAGTGGTTCTGAGAGCCGGCCTTTCAAAGGAGACTCAAAAAGCTACTGCCTATTTGGCATATAAGTACACATCAAACGAGGATGGAAAAAGTTATTATATGATTCGGAGGCAGTCCGAGATAATCGGGCCGCCTGTCACTTGCTGGTGATATGCAGAcacagaagcaggagcagtagCAGTAACTGGTGGCCTGACCAGTTGTCCCGGATCCGACTTTGAATCGAACTGTGGCATGGCATAATGGGCACACACGGGACTTGGGACTTGGGACTCGGGAGCTAAGTCTGGAGAAATGGAGTCCCGATTCGTGTCGCATGCAATGTTGTCTGCTGCGCCTCCAAATTGAAACGACAGCCCATGGCGTGCGATTGTTGCTGCATGCTCTAAACATTTCCGCTGCCAGCTTAATTATTCGTGCTCCGTGGATGAATGGTTGTTCCCCTCCagtaatttaatttggcaacTGTTTAATATTGCATGCTTACATGCTTAATTTGGGTTACGAAACATACCAAGCAAGGTTCTAGGCAATTGATGGCGAAACAAGTGGAAAGTGAAACCTATTGTCTTATATAAGCTAAGTTCAATACATACATGTTAACTTCTTGAATAAAATATTGGATTTTAACATTTCGGGAAAGTTGGTATTGAAtgataaaatcaaattcaatgtCCTGTTTAAACTTGCTTCGCCACATGACAAAATGATCACTTGTATTCCCTTGATTGCAGGCGCCTCAAAGGAGATCGGCACCGCCCTGACCCGTGTTTGCCTCCGACACAAGGCGGTGGAGACACGTCTGAAGACCTTCACCAGCGCCATTATGGATTGCCTGGTGCAGCCGCTGCAGGAGAGGATCGAGGACTGGAAGCGCACGGTGGCCACCATCGACAAAGACCATGCCAAAGAGTACAAGCGCTGTCGCAGTGAACTGAAGAAGCGCTCCAGCGACACCCTGCGCCTGCAGAAGAAGGCGCGCAAGGGTCAGACGGACGGTTTGCAGTCCCTGATGGACTCGCACATGCAAGATGTCACCCTGCGCCGTGCAGAACTGGAGGAAGTCGAGAAGAAATCCTTGAGGTCGGCCATGGTGGAGGAGCGTCTTCGCTACTGCAGCTTTGTCCACATGCTTCAGCCAGTGGTGCACGAGGAGTGCGAGGTCATGTCAGAGTTGGGTCACCTACAGGTGCGTAGAGCGGTGCTTACATTGTGTGCTCAGTGACTAATAAAGTTTTTTTACAGGAAGCCATGCAGTCAATTGCGCTAGTAACCAAGGAACCCAGTGTCCTGCCCCAGGCCTCCGAGGAGCTAATTCACGACGCTAAGGCCAGCATTAATCTGTACCCGGAGTCTCCAGGTGGCGGTTCCGGCTCGCAGGGCGGCGGCTGCTCCAACTCGCTGGGTTCCCGAAAGAGCTCCGTCTGTTCCATCAGCAGTATGAACAGCAGCGGCTCGAGCAATTCTCCCGGTCACCATCACTATCCGCGCTCCTTGTCGCAGGTGCGTCATGTCACAGGGTTTCGTAGATGCCCATCATCAAACCCACATTTGGCATTGTGGCGTCCGctcatttcttgtttttcatcAATGGTCTTTTGTGttccgttttcgtttttttagTTTGTAACGCCCGCAATTCGCTTGAAACCTGGTGAATCCAGTGATAGTGGCTTTTGCTCATCGCCAGCTCTAACAACACaggttttcatttctttttcttccgTTCAATTTTACCCAATTACAAAGACTTCTCCAAGTTATCTTTAACTGCTTTGATTTTACTGACGGCTTTGCTGATTCTCCACAGACCTCGAATGCAACGAATCAAACGGCAAATGTCTCAACCTGGCCCCCACATTCCCAGGATGGCGTAGACACACTGCCACCGACCGCTGACCGTCCGCACACCATTTCGACGGCATACGAAAAGGGTCACCAGCGTCCTCCACTGACCGTCTACACGTTCCAAAACCCGGAGACCATTCACGAGTCGGGCAGCTGCTTGAACAACGGAACCGCAGCCCCGAATGGACAGCCCCTGTCCGGACAAACCACTCCGGCCACTCAGAAATCACCGGCTGCCTCACTTAGTCGGCCTCCCTTGCCAGTTGTAAGTAGGGAGTAGTCATTAAATCAAACAACAATTTATAAagggtttttgtttattttgtattgttCTGGTCCTTAATCGAGTATTAGGTATTAATTACTTAATAAGAAAAATTTACTTTCCTTTGGTCATGAAAAAGAAAGAGCGGACTTTGTCTAGACTGCTAAAATAAATCGTTTAAACTAAGTTAAAGATAATATTGCATTAACAAAATCGAATACCAGATGCGAAGATTTCAAAACTACAGTATTTATAGATATGATACTTATGTATGTTATGTATGTTGATTGCGCTATGTAGAATCATCTGAATTTGTCTTTAAGTACTAAGTGTATGCAATGTTATGGAAGGAGACAATAGTCGAATAGTCGGGAAACCGTCTATTAACTTTTTACATTCTATTAAGTTGTCTCTCTCGTTGTGTTGGCCGGGATACTCGCCATAGAAGCCAGCCCATGTGGTGAGTATTCCAGAGTCAGAGCCCCACCAATCGTAGATCCAACAGCGCGCTCATCTGCATGCGCCCCGCTAGACCACTGACAACTAGGACCTTTAAGTCGCCTCATCATTAAACCTAAAACATTTAGATTTTCACCGTGACTAACCGATGGCCTTACACACTTTTCAGCGCTGCTCGTCGCTGGAGCGACCCCTTTCGGCCCAGAGTAACCACCGCCAGGGAAGTGGGAGCAACCTGCTGCAGCGCCAGTGCCCCTCGCCGATTCCGGCTCATATCACGAAAGGTAAATGGTGCGCAATGCCTGGCAATTGCCCAGCTTGTCTCCGTGTATTTGTGTGCACGCTTGCCCTTGGCTAATCCCATCAGTCTTACTAATAACCGTGTCCACCCGCATGTCCTTGCTAACATCATCCGCACACAGAGCTGTCCGCAGCACATCAtgcacagcaacagcagcagcagcaaaatcaGCAGCCTCAGACGCCACCCACCTATGTGAACATGTCTGAGTTGGCCACCATGGCAGCTTTGAAGCAAGCCAACCAACAGCAAAAGACCTCTACGCCGCctctgcagcagcagagctCCATTGACTCGGCCTGCTCCCAGCATTCCAACGACTCCTCCGGCTCGcatcagctcctccagcagcagcagcaacatccatCGCAGCAAAATCACCACTCAGCCACTGCCACACGCTCCCATTCCATATCCTCGACGGCTTCGTCACTTCACTCGCATCCGTCGATCGACTCCACCGTCGCTTGCGGCTCGCTGGTGGGCCAACACAACcacagcaccagcaccaacacGAACACCAACACCACCTCGCCGTCCAGTGGCAGCTCCACGCCACAGAACCATTACTCGCCCCTGCTAACCAACTCCCCCACGTCCACTGCCGCAGGTACTCCCAGTGGCAGCAGCTTAGGTCCTGGGCCCGGTTTGGGATTTGTCTACCAGGTCAGCTCCCCGACGCCTCCCTCCAGCGAGGTGCTGAAGATCACCGAGCAAACCGCAGCAGGACAGGATCAGAGTACAGCCAACAGCGTAGCAGAAGAGATGGATGAGCGATCAAGGGCCTCTGTCCTGCAGAAGGCTTCAATGTTCGAAAAGGCGGCAGCTGCGGCTGCGGTCTCGCCTCCAGCTTCCATTCAGGTTGCATCCAGTGCCCCAGCTTCGGGAGGCGGAACTCGACGATCAgaggcggagcagcaggaaaTGGGTGAGTTGAATCAGCGACCAGCCGGATCGTTGAAAGCGAAGTGTGTCAATTGATCCTAGCACCCAGCCCACCCAGCACCAAAGAGCACTTTGAACATGAGTCTCCCCTGTCTTCACTTTCATGACTAGcccgtttttatttataattgacAAACATatcgtaaatattttttaacccccaaatttcttttttgtttttccctccCCTTTCTCTAcaaatttttggtttgttgtgTAAATGCAACGGCAACAACTGCATCAAAACCAACTTTAAaccattaattattttttggttttgactTCATGTTCACCCTACCCAAAATCTCTTTCGTCTGTAAACTATTATTCACAATGAACCAACTGcaccacaaaaacaacaacaacaaaactgtCTTCAAATCGATaccaacaaatatgaaaatatgaatttaacaGACAAATCTTTCGAAGATTCAATACAAGCactaaataatttaattggcGAACTAGACTCCTTTCAACGCGAGATAGATGAGGGCAAGGTCAAGCCGCCGAGCAACAACAtaagcggcagcaacaacaatatgaccaccagcagcaacagcagcagcgacaacaacaacctcCCCGCCACTAGCAACATCGAGCCCTGCGCCATCAGCAATCAGACAAACTCGAGCGGCTGTGGAACAGACATATCTGACACCACGTCCGACGAACTGGCCGGCGACGATATGGACGTCAGGCAGCGGGATCGAGATCAGGATCTGCTCGGCGCCAGCGATTCGGAGCTGAGTCGCTGCTATGTGAGCGAGACGAGTTCGCTGACCGGTGGTCTGACGGCCGGCGGCTACGAGAATCCCACATTCGCGCACTTTGCGGCCAATGCGAATAGAGATGACGCTGTTTCCCTGGCCTCCGACAGCGTTTGTCTCGGCCAGCCACGCCATGCCTACGTGGATACTTGTAGCGACAGCGGCAGTGCCGTGGTGGTGATCTACGACCACCAGATTCCCAACACGCCCGACATTGAGTTCGTGAAGCAGAACTCCGAAATTGTAGTGCTGCGGACCAAGGATCCGCAGCCCCACGCGCTTCAGCTGCACGAGATGCGcgagctgcagcagttgccCGCGAATTTAGCCGCTTCACCGGACTCCTCGCCGGACTCGGCCGCTGGCCAGGCGCCACCAACAGCAACTGTGGCGCCCGCCAAGCAGCGACTCTCCTCGTTTCGCGCCACCAGTGAACAGCAGTTGCAACTCCTCGGACGCGGCAGTCCGCAAAGAGGTAAAACACCCAGTGAGCAGGTGGTACAGAGCAGACCACAGGACCAGCATTATCCACAGACACATCAGCAGGATATTGATGGCAGTAGTCCACCAGTAGAAATTGCAAGGCGCCAGCTGCCCCCCAAGCCCACCAGCTTGAGCGTTTTTAACGGCCCCGTCCCCACTGCGGGCGATAGGCCTGTTGTGCCTCGAAAGTCGGATTTTAAGGCCGATCTAGATGCTAAAATACGCAGGCAAAAGCAGAAAGTTaaacagcagttgcagcagcaacagcagcaagaaacgcagcagcagcagcaagcaccACAAGAACAGCAACACTCACCACAGTCGCCCCAAACCAGAAACTGTAATGTCACTAATCAACAAGCCGCCAGTATTACTGAATTTGCATCTGCAACCGCACCAGCATCCACAGACCCGTACCCGCATCAAAATCATAGAATGCCAAACCAAAATCAGACAGCCACATCCAATCACAAGCAGTGCAAGACGACCACAATGGCATTGTCACCGTCATCACCTCGCGGCCATCTGCCATTATCACCGTCATCGCTATCGTCATTACCATTACCAGCCACCAATTCATCACCATCAAATGGTCGGTCATCGATGTTGTCCGCCAGTGACCGACCACCCGATCATCCATATGTGTGCTCGAATGCTCCAGCCAATCCCCACCATGCCAATAGCATTACAAATGCCAATGTCAATGCCAATGCCCAGCTCAAGCCGTGCATTACGCCCCGGCCGGCTTCGTTGTCGGGTTcgttttgttgatttttgatttttatggttttggtttttgattcCTTTTTTTTGAATACGTTCTTACTTAGTTGTACTTTGCAAATATCCTTATTATTTGTGCTTGCCAAAGTAACTTCACGTGGTTATtggttttttcgttttgctaTAAGTTCGATGTGGTAACCTTTCTCGCGCTAAGCACTAAGCTCATACCATCAAGTCACAATCATTAAGTTCAGATCATCAACAGACAACTCAAAAACAGCATGATACTGCCACTAACTGCTCAATGCTTAATCACTAATCAGATTTGATCAATTGTAACTACAATCTTTTcacaaaattgcattttgcgaAATCGCTTGAATTAGGGGAAATTTCTTTTCTACATGAATTTATATCGGAAGTGCCATCACTGCCATTAACGTTTTTCCACTCGCTTCGGGGTCACCATTATGATTCACAGCAGACCGAGAATTTTCATAACTTTTTCGATCAGCAGATCCTAACTCTGCGTCTATCTCTAACTTCTGGTATTAGATGGTGTCCTGTGTTTTGTGTGCCAAGTGTATAACTGATTACTGTACATAAATGTGAATAACAGCATAAACCAATGACTTGATGCGCAAAATGACCGCCTTACTTACTATGATTTTTACTTTTCCTAGGAGGAGCAGCCAGCGGTGGCTCCACGCGCATCGGACGTCGCTCGTCCATCAATCAGGCCAAGCCACCGCCGCCAGTTAGACGCAGTTCGTCGGTGACCCCCAGTCCCAATGCCTCGGTCGGGGTAAGTTAAAACGATTAATTACACCCTACACCCAACTAAGTTAGTCACTTAATATAAGGTAGTCGCTAAGCCGCTCAACTCTGGGTCACACACTCTTCGGTTTTCATTTTGCTATTACTCTTTAACTTATGATTTAATTACGCaacgcagctgcagcagcaaccacagcacGCGACTCTGTCGCAGCAGAATCACCAACTAAGCAGCTCCAGCGAGCACTTACCGCCACCCCCGCCATTCATGCTGGACTCTATGGCCCAGATTCCCAGCTCAGCGCTGAAAGTATCGGAGACGGTAAGAGCCCTGGCAGCCATGCGGCACCATCCAGCATCACCCGTGTCACTCAGGCgcatgcaacagcaacagcaccagcttcagcagcaacagcagcaacatgtgcagctgcagcaacccCTATTGCAGGTGTGTGCACGCTAGGCCAGTTCCCATCTGTACCAAAATGTTAGAATTCCTACACTCACCTGGCTAATTGACTTTGCAACCTAACTGGgtacaatattttttataattctcAAGTGTCACAGGATCCATATGCCTATCACTAATCGTAAACTGTAGGACTTTTAGTAGCTTTGCTAACGTAAAAATAATAGATTTTTAGCATGCCTTTCCTCTAACCTGAGCTTAGTtccatatattttcttatgtCAGCATCAATAGCATACCTTACGTGTCGAAGAATACAAATGTAGGTATATTTTGAGCTCATTGGGCAACGCTTTAAacttgaaatacattttggaTACTCAAGAATTATTCCCCAATAAAAGacagtatatttatattctttggGCCTATCTAGTGCTCGAGAGACCCACcttcaattgattttcttGCACTActtatcatttcattttatttcaacttACGTTTGCTTTACCACTACCACACACAAACCGAAACCCTTATACCCCACGTAGTCTGCGCACAACTCCCCCTCGAAAGATGACCTGACCGTAATCCACGACTATTTGGATCTGCACGCATATGCTCAGGCCTTGGCCACGGGTCAACAGCCAGGCGGTCAGCAGATGGCCAACCCGCATCGCTTTTttcaccagcagcaacatcagccaccgccgccgcctgtCTATCAAGTCGATGCCGTAAGTGACCAGCGGGTATCTCGCGGGCTAACTAACCTAAACTAACAGCTGTCTTCGTCTGGCCTAAAACGTCTGCCCTCCTTCCAGCTTAGTTGTAATGCTATATTCATAGATAACTCTAGAGCTTAGCTTTGGTCGTGTTTTGGCTAAATTTTAATTAGCGCCCGTCTTCCTCTCTTTTTTCTCATGCCACAACCACACGATCACTGACATACATTCACGACCAGACATTCCGCACCTCATCACCAGCCGCGGGCGGAGGGGGTGGCGGCAGCATATACGCCCAGCCCAAACTGGTCAACAGCATGTCAAGCTTCCGCACCAGCAGCCCCAGTCCCAATGGACATGCTCACCCACTGCCACCGACACAGCCAAAGGCGAATCCGAACCTAATTGCACAGCTCAATGCACGACTCAGcggcaaacagcaacagcagcagcaggtcgAGGGGATCTACGGCAACCAGCAGGCGCCCGGGGGAGAGTCTATCTACATGCGGAGTGGCTTGCCCATGtcgcagccgcaacagcagcaacactatGACGGTAAATCTGAACAAATCcagctgcaccaccagcaacagcataGAATTTACGCTAGTTTCGGCACCTCATCATCACCAATGTCATCGGCCCAtacggccagcagcagcactaaACCGTCCATTCTAACACCGACCACCTCATTCAATGCATTGCCTCACTTTCCCCTGTCTTCATCCACATCATCGTTGCTCTCCAAAGTCAGCTCATTCTCGAACTCTTCATCCGCATCCCCACCAACAATGGCAGCGGCCCCTGGTTCGGCCAATTCGCATTATCAGCCACCGCAGCCGCCGAATGCAGCAGTTGCTAACAGCAAAGACATGGCCACCTACTCAAGTTCGTTTACCAAAAATACAGCAGCTGCGCAATCGCCGAACATGAGACAGGCTCATTCccatcagcaccaccaacagccgcagcagcactACACTTGTCCGCCTCCTCTGGAGGAtcccccaccgccgcccattTACGCCGCCAGTGCATCGGCCACGATGCCCAAGAAGGTTGTCCGTCCGCCCACTGGCCAGAACACGTCTCACTCGAGCGCCTA
This genomic stretch from Drosophila teissieri strain GT53w chromosome 2L, Prin_Dtei_1.1, whole genome shotgun sequence harbors:
- the LOC122611437 gene encoding DNA N6-methyl adenine demethylase isoform X2, whose protein sequence is MDLSLERDSSALGSLFQQIINDMKNTSPLWEDFVAKAGKLHTCLRAAIQAIAAYLDAFQKIADAATNSRGASKEIGTALTRVCLRHKAVETRLKTFTSAIMDCLVQPLQERIEDWKRTVATIDKDHAKEYKRCRSELKKRSSDTLRLQKKARKGQTDGLQSLMDSHMQDVTLRRAELEEVEKKSLRSAMVEERLRYCSFVHMLQPVVHEECEVMSELGHLQEAMQSIALVTKEPSVLPQASEELIHDAKASINLYPESPGGGSGSQGGGCSNSLGSRKSSVCSISSMNSSGSSNSPGHHHYPRSLSQFVTPAIRLKPGESSDSGFCSSPALTTQTSNATNQTANVSTWPPHSQDGVDTLPPTADRPHTISTAYEKGHQRPPLTVYTFQNPETIHESGSCLNNGTAAPNGQPLSGQTTPATQKSPAASLSRPPLPVRCSSLERPLSAQSNHRQGSGSNLLQRQCPSPIPAHITKELSAAHHAQQQQQQQNQQPQTPPTYVNMSELATMAALKQANQQQKTSTPPLQQQSSIDSACSQHSNDSSGSHQLLQQQQQHPSQQNHHSATATRSHSISSTASSLHSHPSIDSTVACGSLVGQHNHSTSTNTNTNTTSPSSGSSTPQNHYSPLLTNSPTSTAAGTPSGSSLGPGPGLGFVYQVSSPTPPSSEVLKITEQTAAGQDQSTANSVAEEMDERSRASVLQKASMFEKAAAAAAVSPPASIQVASSAPASGGGTRRSEAEQQEMDKSFEDSIQALNNLIGELDSFQREIDEGKVKPPSNNISGSNNNMTTSSNSSSDNNNLPATSNIEPCAISNQTNSSGCGTDISDTTSDELAGDDMDVRQRDRDQDLLGASDSELSRCYVSETSSLTGGLTAGGYENPTFAHFAANANRDDAVSLASDSVCLGQPRHAYVDTCSDSGSAVVVIYDHQIPNTPDIEFVKQNSEIVVLRTKDPQPHALQLHEMRELQQLPANLAASPDSSPDSAAGQAPPTATVAPAKQRLSSFRATSEQQLQLLGRGSPQRGKTPSEQVVQSRPQDQHYPQTHQQDIDGSSPPVEIARRQLPPKPTSLSVFNGPVPTAGDRPVVPRKSDFKADLDAKIRRQKQKVKQQLQQQQQQETQQQQQAPQEQQHSPQSPQTRNCNVTNQQAASITEFASATAPASTDPYPHQNHRMPNQNQTATSNHKQCKTTTMALSPSSPRGHLPLSPSSLSSLPLPATNSSPSNGRSSMLSASDRPPDHPYVCSNAPANPHHANSITNANVNANAQLKPCITPRPASLSGGAASGGSTRIGRRSSINQAKPPPPVRRSSSVTPSPNASVGLQQQPQHATLSQQNHQLSSSSEHLPPPPPFMLDSMAQIPSSALKVSETVRALAAMRHHPASPVSLRRMQQQQHQLQQQQQQHVQLQQPLLQSAHNSPSKDDLTVIHDYLDLHAYAQALATGQQPGGQQMANPHRFFHQQQHQPPPPPVYQVDATFRTSSPAAGGGGGGSIYAQPKLVNSMSSFRTSSPSPNGHAHPLPPTQPKANPNLIAQLNARLSGKQQQQQQVEGIYGNQQAPGGESIYMRSGLPMSQPQQQQHYDGKSEQIQLHHQQQHRIYASFGTSSSPMSSAHTASSSTKPSILTPTTSFNALPHFPLSSSTSSLLSKVSSFSNSSSASPPTMAAAPGSANSHYQPPQPPNAAVANSKDMATYSSSFTKNTAAAQSPNMRQAHSHQHHQQPQQHYTCPPPLEDPPPPPIYAASASATMPKKVVRPPTGQNTSHSSAYAAASTTATLPRNMMQQQQRLQQQQYQQPASIGIGNGNGHLGQRPQLPLPQQKLRAAQQQHLAEQQHQQQQQHQLQHQQHQQRQPAIPSRHSSVQQKIFVSTNPFIQTTAVKFHSPSASPTCGSPVTGSGSLASIYATTSRGGHHHQQQAQQQHYYRDAAGGNSNGGAAHYNHNAHAHSPAHHPNYATSTNIEKTGSIRTKTKAEFLENLNAKLAKQGMSGRAFAVRNLINSKALPDPRICHESLMDQIKRGATLKRNQKINDRSAPKIH